A single window of Nicotiana sylvestris chromosome 5, ASM39365v2, whole genome shotgun sequence DNA harbors:
- the LOC104226355 gene encoding putative MO25-like protein At5g47540 gives MLLGDILLGHSNSAVMTRCVSSRDNLRILMNLLRESSKSIQIEAFHVFKLFAANQNKPPDIVSILVASRSKLLRLFADFKTDKDTYTVDID, from the exons ATG CTGTTGGGAGATATCCTGCTTGGCCACTCGAATTCTGCAGTAATGACGCGTTGTGTTAGTTCAAGAGACAACTTAAGGATCCTTATGAATCTTCTCAGG GAGTCAAGCAAGAGTATCCAGATAGAAGCATTCCATGTTTTCAAG TTATTTGCTGCAAACCAGAACAAGCCTCCAGATATTGTTAGCATCCTTGTCGCTAGCAGAAGCAAGCTCCTGCGCCTCTTTGCTGATTTTAAGACTGACAAAGATACGTACACAGTAGATATCGATTAA
- the LOC104226354 gene encoding FBD-associated F-box protein At5g38590-like isoform X1, which produces MAKRPQLSNNFALKKCSRRACTAKDRISQLPDDILVHILSFLSVKEAADTSVLSKRWLPLWRYVPRLDFDATKQLGEVAVHEKLQKRYMKKYVRWVNRTLRMCKAQRLDLFRVRFDLNELAQHDIDKWLEFAFSRQVQRLELDLLEGGERIQASDYCYTFPAQLLGLNHCAGQPQSNNVHKLPPLWYNFKSVKVLLFKSVHVTGEVLEFFLHNCPFVEEMVVHGSGTLVNLEVVGPSLKLKHLEIWFCLGLKSLKICDTNIVTLRTSSAHKLLLSNVPMLIEVDVGGHPFRHILDTIMPRGSCILSQLEVLKIHAYGGLEYLEHYKFPQLAKLKKFVVEVLAKEDMSVLGCTHVIGAAPQLKEFELKLLWVDPSRSERECRKAVRCPLHHLKVLRLSGYYGRTSEVELVRYFLENAMVLEKIIVDPSTQYVHRHRVAPDEILRNFAKLQLQGEVPPHIELVIL; this is translated from the exons ATGGCGAAAAGACCGCAGCTTTCCAATAATTTTGCTCTAAAGAAG TGTTCAAGACGAGCTTGCACTGCAAAGGATCGCATTAGTCAGTTGCCTGATGATATTCTGGTACATATACTGTCTTTCCTTAGCGTTAAGGAAGCAGCAGACACCAGTGTCCTCTCCAAGCGGTGGTTACCCTTGTGGAGATATGTTCCTCGGCTTGATTTTGATGCTACCAAACAATTGGGTGAAGTAGCAGTGCATGAAAAGCTTCAGAAAAGGTACATGAAGAAGTATGTGAGATGGGTCAACCGTACTTTGCGAATGTGTAAAGCTCAAAGATTAGACCTATTTCGTGTTCGTTTTGACTTAAACGAACTTGCCCAGCATGATATTGACAAGTGGCTTGAGTTTGCCTTTTCTAGGCAAGTTCAAAGGCTAGAGTTAGACTTGTTAGAAGGTGGGGAGAGGATTCAAGCTTCAGATTATTGCTATACGTTTCCAGCGCAGCTCCTTGGTCTCAATCATTGTGCTGGTCAGCCTCAGTCAAACAATGTCCACAAGTTGCCACCTCTTTGGTATAATTTTAAGTCTGTAAAGGTACTGTTATTTAAGTCAGTACATGTGACAGGTGAAGTTCTTGAGTTCTTTCTGCACAATTGTCCATTTGTTGAAGAAATGGTAGTTCATGGATCGGGAACTCTGGTTAATTTGGAAGTTGTTGGTCCTTCCCTCAAGTTGAAACACTTGGAGATATGGTTCTGCCTTGgtttaaaatcacttaaaatttGTGATACAAACATCGTAACACTTAGGACTTCATCAGCCCACAAATTATTGCTTTCAAATGTTCCAATGCTGATTGAGGTAGACGTTGGGGGTCACCCGTTCCGGCATATTTTGGATACCATAATGCCTCGGGGTTCCTGCATACTCTCTCAGCTGGAGGTCCTTAAAATACATGCTTATGGGGGATTG GAGTACTTGGAGCATTACAAGTTCCCTCAACTCGCCAAGCTCAAGAAATTTGTCGTAGAAGTTTTAGCAAAGGAAGACATGAGTGTCTTAGGTTGCACACATGTCATAGGGGCTGCTCCACAGTTGAAGGAATTTGAGTTGAAG TTATTGTGGGTCGACCCCTCGAGGTCAGAAAGAGAGTGTAGGAAGGCTGTAAGATGTCCACTCCATCACCTCAAAGTGCTCAGATTGTCTGGATATTATGGCCGCACTAGTGAAGTTGAACTCGTTAGGTATTTTCTGGAAAATGCTATGGTGCTTGAGAAAATCATCGTTGATCCTTCTACTCAGTATGTTCATCGTCACAGGGTGGCACCAGATGAAATTTTAAGAAATTTCGCTAAGCTGCAGCTTCAAGGTGAAGTACCTCCACATATTGAGTTGGTGATATTGTGA
- the LOC104226354 gene encoding F-box/LRR-repeat protein At3g26922-like isoform X2, translating to MAKRPQLSNNFALKKCSRRACTAKDRISQLPDDILVHILSFLSVKEAADTSVLSKRWLPLWRYVPRLDFDATKQLGEVAVHEKLQKRYMKKYVRWVNRTLRMCKAQRLDLFRVRFDLNELAQHDIDKWLEFAFSRQVQRLELDLLEGGERIQASDYCYTFPAQLLGLNHCAGQPQSNNVHKLPPLWYNFKSVKVLLFKSVHVTGEVLEFFLHNCPFVEEMVVHGSGTLVNLEVVGPSLKLKHLEIWFCLGLKSLKICDTNIVTLRTSSAHKLLLSNVPMLIEVDVGGHPFRHILDTIMPRGSCILSQLEVLKIHAYGGLEYLEHYKFPQLAKLKKFVVEVLAKEDMSVLGCTHVIGAAPQLKEFELKLLWVDPSRSERECRKAVRCPLHHLKVLRLSGYYGRTSEVELVRVAPDEILRNFAKLQLQGEVPPHIELVIL from the exons ATGGCGAAAAGACCGCAGCTTTCCAATAATTTTGCTCTAAAGAAG TGTTCAAGACGAGCTTGCACTGCAAAGGATCGCATTAGTCAGTTGCCTGATGATATTCTGGTACATATACTGTCTTTCCTTAGCGTTAAGGAAGCAGCAGACACCAGTGTCCTCTCCAAGCGGTGGTTACCCTTGTGGAGATATGTTCCTCGGCTTGATTTTGATGCTACCAAACAATTGGGTGAAGTAGCAGTGCATGAAAAGCTTCAGAAAAGGTACATGAAGAAGTATGTGAGATGGGTCAACCGTACTTTGCGAATGTGTAAAGCTCAAAGATTAGACCTATTTCGTGTTCGTTTTGACTTAAACGAACTTGCCCAGCATGATATTGACAAGTGGCTTGAGTTTGCCTTTTCTAGGCAAGTTCAAAGGCTAGAGTTAGACTTGTTAGAAGGTGGGGAGAGGATTCAAGCTTCAGATTATTGCTATACGTTTCCAGCGCAGCTCCTTGGTCTCAATCATTGTGCTGGTCAGCCTCAGTCAAACAATGTCCACAAGTTGCCACCTCTTTGGTATAATTTTAAGTCTGTAAAGGTACTGTTATTTAAGTCAGTACATGTGACAGGTGAAGTTCTTGAGTTCTTTCTGCACAATTGTCCATTTGTTGAAGAAATGGTAGTTCATGGATCGGGAACTCTGGTTAATTTGGAAGTTGTTGGTCCTTCCCTCAAGTTGAAACACTTGGAGATATGGTTCTGCCTTGgtttaaaatcacttaaaatttGTGATACAAACATCGTAACACTTAGGACTTCATCAGCCCACAAATTATTGCTTTCAAATGTTCCAATGCTGATTGAGGTAGACGTTGGGGGTCACCCGTTCCGGCATATTTTGGATACCATAATGCCTCGGGGTTCCTGCATACTCTCTCAGCTGGAGGTCCTTAAAATACATGCTTATGGGGGATTG GAGTACTTGGAGCATTACAAGTTCCCTCAACTCGCCAAGCTCAAGAAATTTGTCGTAGAAGTTTTAGCAAAGGAAGACATGAGTGTCTTAGGTTGCACACATGTCATAGGGGCTGCTCCACAGTTGAAGGAATTTGAGTTGAAG TTATTGTGGGTCGACCCCTCGAGGTCAGAAAGAGAGTGTAGGAAGGCTGTAAGATGTCCACTCCATCACCTCAAAGTGCTCAGATTGTCTGGATATTATGGCCGCACTAGTGAAGTTGAACTCGTTAG GGTGGCACCAGATGAAATTTTAAGAAATTTCGCTAAGCTGCAGCTTCAAGGTGAAGTACCTCCACATATTGAGTTGGTGATATTGTGA